A DNA window from Bacillus sp. SM2101 contains the following coding sequences:
- a CDS encoding NupC/NupG family nucleoside CNT transporter, translated as MNFLWGIIGVLVVLGIAFLFSSSKKSIKIQTVLIGLLIQFTFAFVVLEWEAGKRGLQTFSEGVQAIINYANEGVNFLFGGLFAAEEITFVFAFNVLTIVIFFSSLISVLYYLGIMQLVIKFIGGGLSKLLGTSKAESLSAAANIFVGQTEAPLVVRPFLAKMTQSELFAVMTGGLASVAGSVLVGYSLLGVPLEYLLAASFMAAPAGLIIAKIMMPETEKSETTDDIKMEKDVESTNVVDAAARGASVGLQLALNIGAMLLAFIALIALLNGLLGGVGNLLGFEGLTIEIILGYLFAPIAFAIGVPWAEAVTAGGFIGQKLVLNEFVAYASFAPQIEDLTPKTVAVISFALCGFANISSLGILLGGLGNLAPNRRGDIARMGLKAVLAGMLASLLSAAIAGMLL; from the coding sequence ATGAATTTTTTATGGGGTATCATTGGTGTCCTTGTAGTATTAGGAATCGCATTTTTGTTTTCAAGTAGTAAAAAATCAATTAAGATCCAAACTGTTTTGATAGGTTTGTTAATCCAGTTTACATTTGCTTTTGTAGTACTAGAATGGGAAGCTGGAAAAAGAGGTTTGCAAACATTTTCTGAAGGCGTTCAAGCAATCATTAATTACGCTAACGAAGGTGTTAACTTCTTGTTTGGTGGATTATTTGCCGCAGAAGAAATTACATTTGTCTTTGCCTTTAACGTTTTAACAATTGTAATCTTTTTCTCTTCTTTAATATCGGTGCTTTATTATCTAGGTATTATGCAACTCGTGATAAAATTTATTGGTGGGGGGCTTTCCAAACTATTAGGAACAAGTAAAGCTGAATCATTATCAGCAGCTGCCAATATTTTCGTTGGACAAACAGAGGCTCCGCTAGTTGTTAGACCGTTTTTAGCGAAGATGACTCAATCAGAGTTATTTGCGGTAATGACGGGAGGTCTTGCTTCAGTTGCCGGATCAGTTTTAGTCGGATATTCATTATTAGGTGTTCCGCTAGAGTATTTACTTGCTGCAAGTTTCATGGCTGCACCAGCAGGTCTGATCATAGCAAAAATCATGATGCCAGAAACTGAAAAATCTGAGACGACTGATGATATTAAAATGGAGAAAGATGTAGAATCAACTAATGTCGTCGATGCAGCAGCACGAGGAGCAAGTGTTGGTCTTCAGCTTGCGTTAAATATTGGTGCAATGTTACTTGCATTTATTGCATTAATTGCATTATTGAATGGTTTATTAGGTGGGGTAGGAAATCTATTAGGCTTTGAAGGTTTAACGATTGAAATAATTTTAGGGTATTTATTTGCACCAATCGCTTTTGCAATAGGTGTACCTTGGGCCGAAGCTGTAACTGCTGGAGGATTTATCGGTCAAAAGTTAGTGTTAAATGAATTTGTGGCATATGCTTCTTTCGCTCCACAAATTGAAGACCTAACTCCGAAAACAGTTGCTGTTATAAGTTTTGCACTTTGTGGATTCGCAAATATATCATCATTAGGAATTCTCTTAGGTGGGCTAGGAAATTTAGCGCCAAATCGTCGTGGTGATATAGCAAGAATGGGATTAAAGGCAGTGTTAGCAGGAATGCTTGCGTCATTGCTTAGTGCCGCTATCGCTGGAATGTTATTATAG
- a CDS encoding DUF1427 family protein has translation MKELVLSLLAGMIIGIVFKALKLPLPAPPVLAGVLGVFGVYLGGIVANWLFGMFFQS, from the coding sequence ATGAAAGAACTAGTCTTAAGTTTATTAGCTGGTATGATAATCGGCATTGTATTTAAAGCATTAAAACTTCCATTACCAGCTCCACCTGTTTTAGCAGGCGTATTAGGCGTATTCGGTGTGTATCTTGGGGGAATTGTAGCAAACTGGTTATTCGGTATGTTTTTCCAAAGCTAA
- a CDS encoding cytidine deaminase, whose translation MNKETLIQEAKKARERAYAPYSKFKVGAALLTKDDQVYHGCNIENAAYSMCNCAERTALFKAYSDGNKEYKALVVVADTERPVPPCGACRQVISELCNPDMEVVLTNLNGDVQETTVQDLLPGGFSPKDLEKQ comes from the coding sequence ATGAACAAAGAAACTCTCATTCAAGAGGCGAAAAAGGCGAGAGAGCGCGCATATGCGCCTTACTCAAAATTTAAGGTTGGCGCTGCTTTATTAACAAAGGATGATCAAGTCTATCATGGGTGTAATATAGAAAATGCTGCATACAGTATGTGTAATTGTGCAGAAAGAACAGCCCTTTTTAAGGCTTATTCTGATGGTAATAAAGAGTATAAAGCTTTAGTTGTAGTCGCTGATACTGAACGACCTGTTCCACCTTGTGGTGCTTGTCGACAAGTAATATCAGAATTGTGTAACCCAGATATGGAAGTTGTATTAACCAATCTAAATGGTGATGTTCAAGAAACCACTGTACAGGATTTATTGCCAGGTGGATTCTCACCAAAAGATTTAGAAAAACAATAA
- a CDS encoding toxic anion resistance protein, which yields MNEKELNLQMNRLDTANIDTLLENPFGDPQRSLMNEQSTETVEPSKLILTLKPEHQVKAKSLAEQIDPTNQQAIVQYGVAAQAELSKFSHDMLNHVQTKDAGPVGEVITELMSRIKEVNPEDFEVQKRGFFSRVFGSFAQSVNNILSKYQKIGLEIDKIGDKLEKNRQMLFRDIMMLDTLYEKNKEYFEALNIYIAAAEVKLEDLRTNTIPILQQKAQSSGNQMEIQEINDLMQFVDRLEKRTHDLKLSRQITIQTAPQIRMIQNMNQTLVERIQSSILTAIPLWKNQIVIAITLFRQKKAVEAQKQVTKTTNELLLKNSDMLKANTIDVAKENEKGVVDIETLKQTQTNLLTTLEETLKIQQEGRMKRQQIEKDITTMEQDLKNKLLSMKNA from the coding sequence ATGAATGAAAAAGAATTAAACCTTCAAATGAATCGTTTAGATACAGCTAATATTGATACACTACTAGAAAACCCATTTGGTGACCCACAGCGTTCATTAATGAACGAACAAAGTACTGAAACAGTAGAACCATCAAAGCTTATTTTAACTTTGAAGCCCGAACATCAAGTAAAGGCCAAATCATTAGCTGAGCAAATAGACCCTACTAATCAACAAGCAATTGTTCAATATGGTGTAGCGGCTCAGGCAGAGTTATCTAAGTTTTCTCATGATATGTTAAATCATGTGCAAACGAAAGATGCAGGTCCAGTGGGAGAAGTAATAACAGAATTAATGAGTAGAATTAAAGAGGTAAATCCAGAAGACTTCGAAGTACAAAAACGTGGTTTCTTCTCTCGCGTATTTGGTTCTTTTGCTCAATCGGTTAATAATATACTGTCAAAGTATCAGAAGATTGGACTTGAAATTGATAAAATAGGTGACAAGCTTGAAAAAAACCGACAAATGCTATTTCGAGATATTATGATGCTTGATACTTTATACGAGAAAAATAAGGAGTATTTTGAAGCATTAAACATTTATATTGCCGCAGCTGAAGTCAAGCTAGAAGACCTTCGAACGAATACAATCCCCATCTTGCAACAAAAAGCACAATCTTCTGGTAATCAAATGGAGATTCAAGAAATAAATGACCTTATGCAATTTGTTGATCGATTAGAAAAGCGAACTCATGATTTAAAGCTCAGCAGGCAAATTACAATTCAAACTGCTCCACAAATTCGAATGATTCAAAATATGAATCAGACATTAGTTGAACGTATTCAGTCTTCAATACTTACTGCGATTCCATTATGGAAAAATCAAATTGTTATAGCTATTACTCTTTTCCGACAAAAGAAAGCTGTTGAGGCGCAAAAGCAAGTAACAAAAACAACGAACGAGTTACTATTAAAAAACTCTGATATGCTTAAAGCAAACACAATTGATGTTGCGAAGGAAAATGAAAAGGGAGTAGTAGATATTGAAACACTAAAGCAAACACAAACGAATTTATTAACAACATTAGAAGAAACGTTAAAAATTCAGCAAGAAGGCAGAATGAAGCGCCAGCAAATTGAAAAGGATATTACAACAATGGAACAGGATTTAAAAAACAAGTTATTATCGATGAAAAACGCATAA
- a CDS encoding 5-bromo-4-chloroindolyl phosphate hydrolysis family protein, protein MKKLILHTIRIAISFSISVVGAVVLFFVTGFIWWAAILGGGATYFLVSAIFRRKFLPANQDVVKEERAYVKKNIREIKPKVKEIGSYRYKVRSIRVYQTVNKVHKILKQILEIAEREPQRYRNVQSVFTTYVDSTLLIVKKYSELASQPVKNKELYISMREVEETLEELAASIEKELLQILSDDITDLDIECKLVKQSLQETGYSFEERTKEQTASAKNNIIK, encoded by the coding sequence ATGAAAAAATTGATCCTTCATACTATAAGAATAGCTATTTCATTTAGTATAAGTGTTGTTGGTGCGGTTGTACTTTTCTTTGTGACTGGTTTTATATGGTGGGCAGCTATTTTAGGTGGGGGTGCCACTTACTTTCTTGTTTCGGCAATATTTCGTAGAAAATTTCTACCGGCCAATCAGGACGTTGTAAAAGAAGAAAGGGCATATGTTAAGAAAAATATTCGTGAGATAAAACCTAAAGTTAAAGAAATTGGGAGCTATCGATACAAAGTTCGCTCTATTAGAGTATATCAAACAGTAAATAAGGTTCATAAAATTCTTAAGCAAATTTTAGAGATAGCTGAAAGAGAACCACAGCGATATAGAAACGTTCAATCTGTTTTTACAACGTATGTGGACTCAACATTACTTATTGTAAAAAAATATTCTGAGTTAGCTTCACAACCAGTCAAAAACAAGGAATTGTATATATCGATGAGAGAAGTGGAGGAAACACTTGAAGAATTAGCAGCATCCATAGAAAAAGAACTCCTACAAATCCTTTCAGATGACATTACAGACCTTGATATAGAATGTAAATTAGTAAAGCAGTCACTTCAGGAAACTGGTTATTCATTTGAAGAGCGTACGAAAGAACAGACTGCTTCAGCAAAAAACAACATTATTAAATGA
- the deoC gene encoding deoxyribose-phosphate aldolase, which produces MEENIVNNNLAKMIDHTLLKPETRQEEIEKLVNEAKEYKFASVCVNPTWVKLSAEMLKDTPEVKVCTVIGFPLGATTPEVKAFETNNAIENGATEVDMVINISALKSGNDELVEKDIKAVVEAAKGKALTKVIIETCLLTEEEKVRACELSVRAGADFVKTSTGFSTGGATVEDVALMRKTVGPNIGVKASGGVRNLQDADAMTEAGATRIGTSSGVKLVKGEESTTSY; this is translated from the coding sequence ATGGAGGAAAATATAGTGAATAATAACTTAGCAAAAATGATCGATCATACTTTATTAAAACCTGAAACTCGTCAAGAAGAAATCGAGAAATTAGTAAATGAAGCGAAGGAATACAAATTTGCTTCAGTATGTGTAAATCCAACGTGGGTAAAGCTATCAGCTGAAATGTTAAAGGATACGCCAGAAGTAAAAGTTTGTACAGTAATTGGATTCCCTTTAGGTGCAACAACTCCTGAAGTGAAGGCATTTGAGACGAATAATGCGATTGAAAATGGAGCAACAGAAGTTGATATGGTTATCAATATTAGTGCATTAAAAAGTGGGAACGATGAACTAGTTGAAAAAGATATTAAAGCAGTTGTTGAAGCAGCAAAAGGGAAAGCATTGACAAAGGTTATTATTGAGACATGTTTATTAACTGAAGAAGAGAAAGTCCGCGCTTGTGAATTATCAGTTCGTGCAGGAGCAGATTTTGTAAAAACTTCAACAGGCTTTTCAACGGGAGGCGCAACTGTTGAGGATGTCGCACTAATGCGTAAAACGGTTGGACCTAATATCGGTGTGAAAGCATCTGGAGGCGTTCGAAACTTACAAGATGCTGACGCAATGACAGAAGCTGGTGCAACTCGTATCGGAACGAGCTCTGGCGTGAAACTAGTAAAAGGCGAAGAATCAACGACTTCATATTAA